Genomic window (Streptomyces yatensis):
CCCGCCGGACCGGCCGAGCGGGCGCCGCTGGTGTCGGTGGACAACCCCGCGATCACGGTCGAGTCGGTCAAGCTCGCCGAGGACCGCAGCGGCGATGTGGTGGTCCGGCTGTACGAGTCCCACGGCGGCCGGGCGGCGGGCACGCTGGTCACCGGGTTCCCGGTGCTCGGGGCGGATGTGACGGATCTGCTGGAGCGACCGCTGCACGAGGCGGCCACGGGTCCGGGCGGGCTGACCCTGGCCCTGCGCCCGCACCAGATCCTCACGCTGCGGCTGCGGCCGGTGCGATGAGGGGCTGACGCCGGGGCCGGGGCCGGGCGGCGGTCAGTGAGCGGCTGACCGCCCGCCCGGCCCCGGCCTCCTCGGAGGCTCAAGCCGATCAGGGGCGCGGCACGTTGCGGAGGTTCGAGCGGGCCATCTGGACCATCCTGCCGACGCCCCCTTCCAGCACCATCTTGCTGGCCGAGAGCGCGAAGCCGGTCACCATCTCCGCCTTGATCTTGGGCGGGATGGACAGCGCGTTGGGATCCGTGACGACGTCCAGGAGCGCGGGCCCCTTGTGGCGCAGCGCTGCGCGCAGCGCGGTACGCAGGTGCTTGGGCTTCTCCACCCGCTCGCCGTACGCCCCGGCGGCGCGGGCGATCTGGGCGAAGTCGGGGTTGTGGTAGCCGGTGCCGTGCGCGGGCAGGCCCGAGACCAGCATCTCCAACTCGACCATGCTCAGTGCGGAGTTGTTGAAGAGGACCACCTTCACCGGCAGGTCGTACTGGACGAGGGTGAGGAAGTCGCCCATCAGCATGGTGAATCCGCCGTCGCCGGACATCGAGACCACCTGGCGGCGGCGGTCCAGGAACTGGGCGCCGATCGCCTGCGGCAGCGCGTTGGCCATCGAGCCGTGGGTGAAGGAGCCGATCATCCGGCGGCGGCCGTTGGGGGACAGATAGCGCGCGGCCCACACATTGCACATCCCGGTGTCCACGGTGAAGATCGCGTCATCGGCGGCCTCCTCGTCCAGCACCGAGGCCACGTACTCCGGGTGGATCGGGATGTGCTTGTCGACCCGGCGGGTGTACGCCTTGACCACGCCCTCCAGCGCGTCGGCGTGCTTCTTCAGCATCCGGTCGAGGAAGCGGCGGTCGGACTTGGGGCGCACCTTCGGCGTCAGACAGCCCAGCGTCTCGCGGACGTCGCCCCACACGGCCAGGTCCAGCTTGGAGCGGCGGCCCAGATGCTCGGCGCGGACGTCCACCTGCACGGTCCGCACATCGTCGGGCAGGAAGGCGCCGTACGGGAAGTCGGTGCCCAGCAGGATCAGCAGATCGCATTCGTGGGTGGCCTCGTACGCCGCGCCGTAGCCGAGCAGACCGCTCATGCCGACGTCGTACGGGTTGTCGTACTGGATCCACTCCTTGCCGCGCAGGGCGTGCCCCACCGGCGCCTTCACCAGTTCGGCGAAGGCCATCACCTCGTCGTGCGCCCCGGCGCAACCCCGGCCGCAGAAGAGCGTGACCCGCTCGGCCTCGTTGACCATACGGGCGAGCCGGTCGATCTCCGCGTCGCCCGGGCGCACGGTGGGCCGGGAGGTCACCAGCGCGTGCTCCTCGGCGCGCTCGGGCGCCGGGCGGGCGGCGATGTCGCCCGGGAGGGCGACCACGCTGACCCCGCTGCGGCCGATCGCGTGCTGGACGGCGGTCTGCAGCACACGCGGCATCTGCTGGGGGTTGGAGATCATCTCGCAGTAGTCGCTGCACTCCTGGAACAGCCGCTCGGGATGGGTCTCCTGGAAGTAGCTGGTGCCGATCTCGCTGCTGGGGATGTGCGAGGCGAGGGCGATGACCGGCGCCATCGAGCGATGGGCGTCGTAGAGCCCGTTGAGCAGATGGACATGCCCGGGGCCGCAGGAGCCCGCACAGGCGGCGAGGGACCCGGTGAGCTGCGCCTCGGCACCGGCGGCGAAGGCCGCGGTCTCCTCGTGCCGCACCTGGATCCAGTCGATCGCGGCGTTGCGGCGGATCGCGTCCACGACGGGGTTGAGGCTGTCGCCGACCACCCCGTACATCCGCCGCACGCCGGCGCGCACCAGGATGTCCACGTATTGCTCCGCCACGGTCTGCTTGGCCATCGCGCGCCCTCATCCCTTTCGTCCCGGGTCGGCGGGATCGGTGACGCTGTCCGTCACCTTTCGTCCATCAACCCATGGACGGCGCGCTTACGCCTCCCAGACGGCGGCCGCCGTACGGTCGTCGGCGTATCCCTTTACCCCCGTCTGGGCGTCGGCGAGGAACGCGGCGAGGCCCGGCGCCTCGGCCGTGTCCCAGCGTTCGGCCAAGCGATCGGCGAGGGCGGCCTCGCCGCGCAGGGGTTCGGCGAGGCCCGCGCTGCACAGCAAAAGGGTGTCGCCCGGTCGGGCTACGGAGGCGCGGAAACGGAAGGGTCCGTGGGCGGGGGCGGGATCGGAGCCGGGGTCGGGCGCGGTGGGTGCGGCGGATGAGGGGTCGGCCGGCGCATACGGCGGGCGGGGCGGTTGTGGTGGTTGAGATGGTTGCGATGGTTGCTGGGCGGGTGGGCGGCCGCCGCCGTAGCCGAGGACGGGGCCGCCCACGGTGTCCCGCTCGCCCCCGGCGGGTTCCAGGTCCTGCCAGACGCCGTCCCGCAGCCGGAACAGCCCGCCGTCGCCGACGCCGAAGAACACCCGGGTACGGCAGGCCGGATGCGCCGGGAGCAACAGACAGCGGACCGACGCGGTGTGGTCGGCGGGGGCGAGGCCGCGTACGGTCGCACCGGCGCGCAGCCGCCCGTAGGCACGGTCGGTGAGCCGGTGCAGCCCGGAGCTGAGCGCGCCGCGGTTGGCGGTGTGGATGTCCTCCGTCAGCCGGGCCTGATTGCGGCCGACCGCCGCGGCGATCCACTCGCACAGCTCGCGCGCCACCCGGTGCGCCCCCGGGGCCGCGGGCTGCCCACTCGCCACGGCCACCAGGACGAGCGCGCTGTCCCCGATCCCGAACCGCACCGCGAGCAGCGCGTCCCGCCGCGGCTCGCCTCGATAGCGGGCCGAGTCGCCGCGCAGCGAGGCCGCCCGGAGCGTCAGCGTGCCGTAACGGGCGCCCTCCAGCACGGTGTCGGGGACCAGGTCCCGCAGCTCCTCGGGGTCGACGACGGGAAGCGTGGTCGGCTCGGCCTCGTACGTGGGCGGCTCGTCGCCGACGTACGACGCCGCGGCGGCCCGCCAGGGCCGGGAGGGGTCGGGGCGCGGGGTGGCGGGCCGGGGCGGAGCGGGCGGCCGGGCGTCACGTGGCGGGGGCGGGGGCGGCGGAGGCGGCGGGACCGAAGCCCCCGCACGCCCGGGCGCGCCTCCCGGGCCGGAGCGCCGGGACGCACTCCCCGGGCCGGAGCGTCCGGGGGCGTCCCCTGAACCCGTGCGGTCGGGTACGCCTCCCGGGCCGGAGCGCCCGGGCGCCTCCCCCGGGCCCGCGCGTCCAGGCCCATCCCCCGAACCCATGCGGTCGGGTACGCCTCCCGGACCGAAGCGCCCAGGTGCACTCCCCGAGCCGGAGCGTCCGGGTCCATCCCCTGAACCCGCGCGGCCGGGTACGCCTCCGGAGCCGAAGCGCCCGGACGCCTCCCCCGGGCCCGCGCGTCCAGGCCCATCCCCCGAACCCGCGCGTCCGGGTCCGTCCCCTGAACCGGTGGGTGCGTCCCCTGAATCCGCGTCACCCTGTGGGCCACCGGCTCCCGTGCGGCCCCGGGAGGGCCATGCGGCGCCGGGGCCCTCGTCGCCCCGCGCCGCACCCGAGCCCGCGCCGCCCCAAGCGGCACCCGAGCCCGTACGTCCCGGTACGCCCCCTGAACCCGCGTTGCCACCCTGTGTTGCGCCGGACCCCGCACCGCCCTGGAAAGGCGATCCGGCGCCAGAGCCCTCGTCGCCCCGCGCGGCACCCGAGCCCTCGTCGCCCCAAGCGGCACCCGAGCCCGTACGTCCCGGTACGCCCCCTGAACCCGCGTTGCCACCCTGTGTTGCGCCGGACCCCGCACCGCCCTGGGAAGGCGATCCGGCGCCAGAGCCCTCGTCGCCCCGCGCGGCACCCGAGCCCGCGCCGCCCCAAGCGGCACCTGCACCCGAGCCCGTACGTCCCGGCGCGGCACCGGAACCCGCGGCACCGCTCTGCGTCGCTGCGTCGGAACCCTCGTCGCCCTGCGAGGGCGAGGCTGCGCCGGAACCCGCATCGCCCCCTCGCGCGGCGCCGGGCCCCGCCCCTCCCCGGAAAGGCGATGCGGCACCGGGCCTCTCGTCGGCGGGAGATCGCCACCCCTGCGGGCCACCTCCCGTGTCGGCGTCAGGGCCCGGGGCGGCGTCGCCCGGTTCCCCCGTCCGCGGGCCCCAGGGGGCGCCCGCGGCCGGTCTCTGGTTTCCGGCGTCCCTGTCGCCGGCGAGCGTGCGGGAGGCCGAATCGAACCGGTCGTCCACGGAGTCCGAGGCCGCGGCGGGCCCCGCGTCGGCACGCCGTGGGTCGTACAACTCGCCCCACCAGTCGTCCTCATGACGGCGTCGGTCGCCCTGCTGGCTCATCCCCACATTGTCCACAGGGAGGCTCCACGGGAACACCACGCGATGACCGGCGCGAGGCCCGCCCAAGACCCCCTCAAGTCCCCCGGGACGCGCCCCCGAGGGGCCAGGGCGGAGCCCGGAAAAGACAGATCCTCGGCCCCCCGCCCGCACGCCACACCCCCTCAGCCCCGGTACGCCTCCAGAAGCCGCAGCCAGACCTCGCTGATCGTGGGGAACGACGGCACCGCATGCCACAGCCGCTCGATGGGGACCTCGCCCACGATGGCGATCGTCGCCGAGTGGAGCAGTTCGCTGACGCCGGGACCCACGAAGGTGACGCCGATCGGATGACCCCGGTCCAGGTCGACGACCATACGGGCCTGGCCGCGGTAGCCGTCCGCGTACAGCGCCGCGCCCTCGACCTGGCCCATGTCGACGTCGACGACGCGGATGCTGCGGCCCTCGGCCTCAGCCTGCTCCGCGGTCAGCCCGACCGCGGCGACCTCCGGGTCGGTGAAGACGACCTGCGGTACGGCCGCTTCGTCCGCGGTGGCCGCGTATTCGCCCCAGCGGCCCGTGTCCAGCCGCGCGACGCCCCGCGCGCGTGCCCCGATGGCCGCGCCCGCGATCCGCGCCTGGTATTTGCCCTGGTGGGTGAGGAGCGCCCGGTGGTTGACGTCGCCCACCCCGTACAGCCAGCCGCCCGGTACGTCCCGCACCCGGCAGGTCTCGTCGACCGTCAGCCAGCCGCCCGATTCCAGGCCCACCGTCTCCAGGCCCAGGTCATCGGTGTGCGGGGTGCGCCCGGTGGCGAACAGCACCTCGTCCGCCTCGAGCCGTTCCCCGCTCTCCAGGGTCACCGTGACCGGTCCGTCCGCCCCGCCCGGCCGGGCGAGACTCTTCACCGACGTGCCGGTGCGGACCTCGGCCCCGGCCTCCCTCAGCGTCTCGGCCACCAGCTCGCCCGC
Coding sequences:
- a CDS encoding pyruvate dehydrogenase; amino-acid sequence: MAKQTVAEQYVDILVRAGVRRMYGVVGDSLNPVVDAIRRNAAIDWIQVRHEETAAFAAGAEAQLTGSLAACAGSCGPGHVHLLNGLYDAHRSMAPVIALASHIPSSEIGTSYFQETHPERLFQECSDYCEMISNPQQMPRVLQTAVQHAIGRSGVSVVALPGDIAARPAPERAEEHALVTSRPTVRPGDAEIDRLARMVNEAERVTLFCGRGCAGAHDEVMAFAELVKAPVGHALRGKEWIQYDNPYDVGMSGLLGYGAAYEATHECDLLILLGTDFPYGAFLPDDVRTVQVDVRAEHLGRRSKLDLAVWGDVRETLGCLTPKVRPKSDRRFLDRMLKKHADALEGVVKAYTRRVDKHIPIHPEYVASVLDEEAADDAIFTVDTGMCNVWAARYLSPNGRRRMIGSFTHGSMANALPQAIGAQFLDRRRQVVSMSGDGGFTMLMGDFLTLVQYDLPVKVVLFNNSALSMVELEMLVSGLPAHGTGYHNPDFAQIARAAGAYGERVEKPKHLRTALRAALRHKGPALLDVVTDPNALSIPPKIKAEMVTGFALSASKMVLEGGVGRMVQMARSNLRNVPRP
- a CDS encoding protein phosphatase 2C domain-containing protein, whose protein sequence is MGSGDGPGRAGPGEAPGRSGPGGVPDRTGSGDAPGRSGPGSASRRSGPGGAPGRAGASVPPPPPPPPPPRDARPPAPPRPATPRPDPSRPWRAAAASYVGDEPPTYEAEPTTLPVVDPEELRDLVPDTVLEGARYGTLTLRAASLRGDSARYRGEPRRDALLAVRFGIGDSALVLVAVASGQPAAPGAHRVARELCEWIAAAVGRNQARLTEDIHTANRGALSSGLHRLTDRAYGRLRAGATVRGLAPADHTASVRCLLLPAHPACRTRVFFGVGDGGLFRLRDGVWQDLEPAGGERDTVGGPVLGYGGGRPPAQQPSQPSQPPQPPRPPYAPADPSSAAPTAPDPGSDPAPAHGPFRFRASVARPGDTLLLCSAGLAEPLRGEAALADRLAERWDTAEAPGLAAFLADAQTGVKGYADDRTAAAVWEA
- a CDS encoding dihydrolipoyl dehydrogenase family protein produces the protein MNQGRDEYDVIVLGAGPVGENVADRTRAAGLSTAIVERELVGGECSYWACVPSKALLRPVLARSEARQVPGLRQLVGGALSAADVFAHRDKQVGNWKDDGALPWLESAGIDLVRGHGRLVGPQRVAVTPLDGSADERILTARHAVAVCTGTRASLPDLPGIADIHPWTSREATSSSTVPERLIIVGGGVVACEMATAWNGLGSRVTMLVRGSGLLERIEPFAGELVAETLREAGAEVRTGTSVKSLARPGGADGPVTVTLESGERLEADEVLFATGRTPHTDDLGLETVGLESGGWLTVDETCRVRDVPGGWLYGVGDVNHRALLTHQGKYQARIAGAAIGARARGVARLDTGRWGEYAATADEAAVPQVVFTDPEVAAVGLTAEQAEAEGRSIRVVDVDMGQVEGAALYADGYRGQARMVVDLDRGHPIGVTFVGPGVSELLHSATIAIVGEVPIERLWHAVPSFPTISEVWLRLLEAYRG